Within Sorghum bicolor cultivar BTx623 chromosome 2, Sorghum_bicolor_NCBIv3, whole genome shotgun sequence, the genomic segment AACATTGAACTTTGTAGCTAAAAAATTAATAATAACTAGCATCCTAAGATGTAGCAGCTAGGCAACTAGGAACTTACCCGGACAGTATCTGCACAAGAAACTTCTGAACAGGTGTCTGCATATCGAGTTGCTCTCTCCATTGTTTTAAGATGGAATTCCTGTAGTTGATGCAAAGACATAAATGAATTAATCAATAAAAAGAGTCTTCCATTCATGAATTTGCCACTATGATAGAATACGCACATTGAATTCGGGGACCTGTGgggctttccttggaagtggagGGAACGACGGGGCCTCAGCAATCTTAAGGAAAAATGAAGCAACTAGTCAGCATGCAGTTAAAGTAAGAAAGTCTTCTTTCATGTAAGCAAATTCACACCTTTTTGTTGAATGGCCGTGCCCTGAACTTGGGGATCTTTGCCAACATTTCCTCCTCTAGCTCTGCAGAGCTCTTCACCTTGACTGCTCGTACTCTGTGGGAAGTTTGAAACTCAGGATCCTTCGGTCTAGTTAACATAAGCAGCTTAGGCCTTCCCTGTAATGCAGCATCCTCCTGCATAACGCATAAGCATTTTGGATGTCAAGCCACTTAATTATTTATCAAGATTCAAGACTGTTTTACTGATTCAGTATTCGAGTTGTAATAAATATATGCATGTTGGTAATCCTCATAGGCACGTGAGCGGTGAAATGGAGTTGCAATAATGTAATAATGACAAGCTAATGTACAACTGATATGGGAAATGAATACTTACATGAGAACGAGATCTGCTGTGAGTAATGCTCAGCTTTCTAGTCCCTGATTCAAACTTCTTAACCAATTCAGCAGCTGATACATATGGAAGTGCTTCCTAAAAGAACCACAGGATTCACATCAGTAACACTGCATCTTCAATTTTATCTCTATCCAATCCCCACTAAACTGGAATACTTCCTTAGTAGCAGGAAAGGAATTTTTACCTTCACAGAGCTCATATCCTCACGGGACCTCCTCACCTCATTGCTTCCAGCTAACTGAGCTCTTCCCTTATGAGGCAGCACCTTAGTCTTGACATTCAGTATCTGAGCACAAGAGCAACGAAAAAGAAAAATTACAACACAACAGTGACATGAATCTACAAGTTTGTCTCTATTCTCATTCCCTTACCTGTCTGGCTCTTCCATCATCAAGCTTCTGCCTTTTCACCGCTTGGTTTTCTTGTGAAATTTCAGCACCAGCACTGGCTGCCTTTCCAGTCCCCAAATCACGAGCACCCCTGAAAAGCCAACAACTCAGACAACGGAAACAATCTTAAGATTTTTCAATATGCACAGATGAGCTTGAATCTTACTTGCTCACGCTCCTCTTGGCAGTCGTTGAAGCAGCCATAGGACCTGCTCTGCCCATGTTTGCCTCCGTCTTCGGCGTGCGCCCCCCAGTATTCACTGAAGAACTGTCACATGTCGAAATCGCAGAGGCAACTTTGATAGGAGGGGAAGGAGGACGCGTCTGCATCTTAGGCGTGCTGGCAGCACCACCATCTGCTGCTAAAGTCATGGTAGTGTCGAAGTCAGAACTAAGACACCACAATTTTCCACCCGAAGTAATCAAATAACAGAGTTGAGTTAGCAAATAGCAACTCACGTTTTACAGACTGGTCCGTCGCCGAGAAGAACTCGAAAGATTGGGGCGATTCATCTTTCTCTTGTTGAGTCTGGTCCGTCGCCGAGAAGAACTCGAGAGATTGGGACGGTTCATCTTTCTCTTCTTGAGTCGGAGGTGACCCCGACATTTCATCAGCCGGCGGCGATTCCGACATTGCCTCAGGACACGGAGCACTGACCAAAACATATGGCACACAAACTTGCCTAACTTGCCACCATGATGAACTCAGATGAACTTTAGTAGGGGATGTGTCCGGTGTGCTTACCCATCAATAGCCTCTGCTCCGTGAACGGTGACGCTTCCTGCTACCGCCTCCACGGGCACCTCCTGCACAATTTACAAACGCATAAATCGCCAGACGAGACAAACGAGGCGGAACAGACAAAATCAGGGCGGAACTAGGAATTAGGAACTAGAGCAATCCCCTTCCGTTTGTTTACCTCCGGAGCCGGCTCCTCGGCTTCCGCGAAATCGCAGAGGACCGCGACCTTGGCCTCCGCCCTCGTTTCCTTGATCCTGTGGTTGAACGCTGGAATCGGGAATATGGGGAAAAAAATAAGGAAAAATTCAGCGAGGGAAATAAGGGCTGAAGCGGAGGCGGAACTGGGAGGGAAGGAGGGAGGGCGATCGACGAGGAAGAAGGCCTCGGCGGCGCGAGGGTACGTACGCGAGGGGGCGTGGCTGCGGGCAGCCTCGAACCAGCTCTCGGCGGCGCGTACGTCATCCTCCGTCTCCTCGGTGATGAAGTCGAAGAACCTGGGCGCGGAGAACTCGTACGCCTCGTcgatccccgccgccgccgccaccgtccCCGTGTCCAGCGCCATGGATGGACGTGGAATCCTACGCCTAGGGCTTGGGGGATCAGACGCCTagggctctctctctctctctctctctctctctctctaactaTGCGGCGGCCTCCTGAAGCGGTAAGGAGTGAATGAagcagaagaagaaggaaaCGTCGGCGGGGGATGATGGATCAGGTGGAGCCGATCGGGAGAAGAACGTTGGGGGTGGGCATAGGGGGTAGGGGGGCTCCAACGGTCGGGAGGTTTGAACACTGTGCCAGGCCAGGCTTCATAGAGGAGTTGCCCTGGTGGGTGGGTGTGGGCCGTGGGCTCACGCCCGGACGCGCCCGCGCCCGCTGCGCGCAACGGCTATTTCCCGGGCGAGGCTGTGGGTGGGCCCCGGGGGGGTTAACGGTACTGGTACATAGATTTGCTGGCAGATCACGGAGAGGTCTAGGATGTGTCAAAAGACGTCAACTCGTTAAGCCACCGTCCAGCCAGCCGCGCGTCTGACAACACATTGCCGCTCTTGATGCCTTGCCAGCCTCCAAGTTAGCACAGAATGTCCACGGCCGATCAATGGATCAACTATCATGGAACTTTCGACCAATCCAGGAACCACAtaccaacaacaacaaaaaatatCTAATACCGATTAATCTAGGATGCCCTGTTTCCCAAAATCAGTCAAATTGTTTATTGACAAAATTAACTGTCAAATGTCTAATTTAGAATTCGTATGAGAGAATTGTGCCTCAGAGACCTACAACCGTGAAAATTGGCCATTACAATTTTGTTAGCTTAAaactagttcaaaaaaaaatcttagaTTTTGAAAGAGTTGTAGCCCCTCTCATGGATAAGTCCACCCCACGCCGATTGAAGGAAATCTAACTTTTTATCTTATTCTATCTTACTTTTTCAACATTTCTCTCGTCTCCATGGCATGATAGGATGCCTTAGCTGGCCTAACTAGGATGCGGCACATCATCGTCTGCTTGTGTCGATGAGACTCATTTCGAGCAAGCGTCGGTAGGTTTTCAGGACGAATTTGCTAAGGCCTCGTTTCGTTGCTTTCAGTAAAATTTATCGTCCATCATATTGAATGTTTAAAATATTTAAACATATGcctaaagtattaaatatagactatttacaaaactaaaaacacagctagacagtaatttgtgagacaaatcttttaaacctaattagtccatgattgaacactaattatcaaataagacGAAATACTACAATACTccctttatcccaaattgtaagtcattccaagaattttggagagtcaaagcatttttacgtttgaccaaaattatagtgagaaatactaagatttataacgtaaagtgagtatactataaaaatataattaaggaagaatctaatgatacttaattggtatcataataataattattttattatataaatttgatcaaacttaaaaaagtttgactttccaaaattcttaaaatgacttacaatttaggatggaggaagtacctat encodes:
- the LOC8080726 gene encoding protein TPX2 isoform X2 — encoded protein: MALDTGTVAAAAGIDEAYEFSAPRFFDFITEETEDDVRAAESWFEAARSHAPSPFNHRIKETRAEAKVAVLCDFAEAEEPAPEEVPVEAVAGSVTVHGAEAIDGAPCPEAMSESPPADEMSGSPPTQEEKDEPSQSLEFFSATDQTQQEKDESPQSFEFFSATDQSVKPDGGAASTPKMQTRPPSPPIKVASAISTCDSSSVNTGGRTPKTEANMGRAGPMAASTTAKRSVSKGARDLGTGKAASAGAEISQENQAVKRQKLDDGRARQILNVKTKVLPHKGRAQLAGSNEVRRSREDMSSVKEALPYVSAAELVKKFESGTRKLSITHSRSRSHEDAALQGRPKLLMLTRPKDPEFQTSHRVRAVKVKSSAELEEEMLAKIPKFRARPFNKKIAEAPSFPPLPRKAPQVPEFNEFHLKTMERATRYADTCSEVSCADTVRSQNKPLKLKEPKPPQLHTAMRVRPPSVKSSQELELEELEKAPKFKARPLNKKILESKGEIGLPPNPKSQVTAPKEFHFSTDVRLGPPSVADLFDKLSLHSECSSNSNRQDVPRCTIPNPFNLQTEERGHLKERQLEAQLLQKKMEEEKARVHRANPYPYTTDYPIMPPKPEPKPCTRPEGFQLESLVRHELEQQRLMEERQRTEREEAQRRIVKAQPVLKEDPIPLPEKERKPLTEVQQFVLHVDERAVQRSEFDSMIKEKEKNYKRLREENEFAQKIEEEKALKQLRRTMVPHARPLPKFDRPFRPQKSTKQVTRPKSPQLQVDERGARRHALIR
- the LOC8080726 gene encoding protein TPX2 isoform X1, translated to MALDTGTVAAAAGIDEAYEFSAPRFFDFITEETEDDVRAAESWFEAARSHAPSPFNHRIKETRAEAKVAVLCDFAEAEEPAPEEVPVEAVAGSVTVHGAEAIDGAPCPEAMSESPPADEMSGSPPTQEEKDEPSQSLEFFSATDQTQQEKDESPQSFEFFSATDQSVKPADGGAASTPKMQTRPPSPPIKVASAISTCDSSSVNTGGRTPKTEANMGRAGPMAASTTAKRSVSKGARDLGTGKAASAGAEISQENQAVKRQKLDDGRARQILNVKTKVLPHKGRAQLAGSNEVRRSREDMSSVKEALPYVSAAELVKKFESGTRKLSITHSRSRSHEDAALQGRPKLLMLTRPKDPEFQTSHRVRAVKVKSSAELEEEMLAKIPKFRARPFNKKIAEAPSFPPLPRKAPQVPEFNEFHLKTMERATRYADTCSEVSCADTVRSQNKPLKLKEPKPPQLHTAMRVRPPSVKSSQELELEELEKAPKFKARPLNKKILESKGEIGLPPNPKSQVTAPKEFHFSTDVRLGPPSVADLFDKLSLHSECSSNSNRQDVPRCTIPNPFNLQTEERGHLKERQLEAQLLQKKMEEEKARVHRANPYPYTTDYPIMPPKPEPKPCTRPEGFQLESLVRHELEQQRLMEERQRTEREEAQRRIVKAQPVLKEDPIPLPEKERKPLTEVQQFVLHVDERAVQRSEFDSMIKEKEKNYKRLREENEFAQKIEEEKALKQLRRTMVPHARPLPKFDRPFRPQKSTKQVTRPKSPQLQVDERGARRHALIR